Proteins encoded within one genomic window of Eurosta solidaginis isolate ZX-2024a chromosome 1, ASM4086904v1, whole genome shotgun sequence:
- the LOC137237192 gene encoding protein transport protein Sec24C-like isoform X2 produces the protein MAYHCADYFRGLTGTNCSHQIVRSSLYYIPATADLLKTTALSITLTVSPMARTVEGEYGPPIVNFGELGAIRCNRCKAQYQLVDAGRRFQCLMCKVTREVPTAYF, from the exons atggcgtaccattgcgccgattatttcagagggttaactggcaccaattgttcacaccaaattgttag gtcgtcatTGTAttacatacctgcaacagctgatttattaaaaacaacagctttgtccattacacttaccgtctcaccaatggcacgcactgttgagggtgaatatgggccacccattgtaaattttggtgaattgggtgcaattagatgtaatcgttgcaaggctcaatatcaacttgtagatgctggtcgtcgtttccaatgtctaatgtgtaaagtaacaagagagg tgccaactgcatatttctaa
- the LOC137237192 gene encoding protein transport protein Sec24C-like isoform X3: MAYHCADYFRGLTGTNCSHQIVRYRIRHGSSLYYIPATADLLKTTALSITLTVSPMARTVEGEYGPPIVNFGELGAIRCNRCKAQYQLVDAGRRFQCLMLPTAYF, from the exons atggcgtaccattgcgccgattatttcagagggttaactggcaccaattgttcacaccaaattgttaggtacaggattcgccacgg gtcgtcatTGTAttacatacctgcaacagctgatttattaaaaacaacagctttgtccattacacttaccgtctcaccaatggcacgcactgttgagggtgaatatgggccacccattgtaaattttggtgaattgggtgcaattagatgtaatcgttgcaaggctcaatatcaacttgtagatgctggtcgtcgtttccaatgtctaatgt tgccaactgcatatttctaa
- the LOC137237192 gene encoding protein transport protein Sec24C-like isoform X1: MAYHCADYFRGLTGTNCSHQIVRYRIRHGSSLYYIPATADLLKTTALSITLTVSPMARTVEGEYGPPIVNFGELGAIRCNRCKAQYQLVDAGRRFQCLMCKVTREVPTAYF; encoded by the exons atggcgtaccattgcgccgattatttcagagggttaactggcaccaattgttcacaccaaattgttaggtacaggattcgccacgg gtcgtcatTGTAttacatacctgcaacagctgatttattaaaaacaacagctttgtccattacacttaccgtctcaccaatggcacgcactgttgagggtgaatatgggccacccattgtaaattttggtgaattgggtgcaattagatgtaatcgttgcaaggctcaatatcaacttgtagatgctggtcgtcgtttccaatgtctaatgtgtaaagtaacaagagagg tgccaactgcatatttctaa